From a single Flavobacteriales bacterium genomic region:
- a CDS encoding ABC transporter ATP-binding protein: MRIVLENICKSYHGTRLFQHVNLSLTQPNSTAILGPNGSGKSTFLQVIAGYVSPTSGNIRMESDDHVISSSQYATHISMAAPYLELPAELSLEEMTSFHFRFKPLRHNADLGHALESSGLASHKQKAIRHLSSGMKQRVKLILALLADTPVVLLDEPTSNLDRQGIQWYRDLVNMHIRDRLCLVASNHQENEYDFCDAVLDITDFK; the protein is encoded by the coding sequence ATGAGAATCGTCTTAGAGAATATTTGTAAGTCCTACCACGGAACCAGGTTGTTCCAACATGTAAACCTCTCCCTTACCCAACCGAACTCGACCGCTATTCTGGGTCCGAACGGTTCCGGAAAATCTACTTTTCTTCAGGTTATCGCCGGCTATGTCTCCCCTACCTCCGGAAATATTCGCATGGAATCCGATGATCATGTGATTTCTTCCAGCCAATATGCCACACATATTTCCATGGCCGCACCTTACCTGGAATTACCTGCTGAATTGAGCCTTGAAGAAATGACGTCGTTCCACTTCCGTTTCAAACCACTGCGCCACAATGCGGATCTCGGTCATGCCCTGGAGTCCTCCGGGCTTGCATCTCATAAACAGAAGGCCATACGCCACTTATCTTCAGGCATGAAACAACGGGTAAAACTGATCCTTGCACTTCTAGCAGATACCCCCGTGGTACTACTTGACGAACCCACGTCAAACCTGGATCGGCAGGGCATTCAGTGGTACCGTGACCTCGTGAACATGCACATCCGTGACCGACTGTGTTTGGTAGCGTCAAATCACCAGGAAAATGAATATGATTTTTGTGATGCCGTTTTAGACATCACGGACTTCAAGTAA